The following proteins come from a genomic window of Metarhizium brunneum chromosome 2, complete sequence:
- the ddl gene encoding D-alanine--D-alanine ligase, producing MADSNTSPLKIALVAEQRSTYLKLGYTNEECAALTHDGEVKAVAAALQDLGHDVTLVPGVSSLVEHLAAGRHKNWDLAFNMAQGFHGPAREAHVPALLEAFLIPYTFSDAATMALCQNKANTKIILEHHGVPNAPFMVIPSEHLSLLNHATLPPKYPLFVKPATEGSSKGIDRFNKVNNYAELELAVQKLKAKFPGQDILVESFLSGREFTVSILGTGPCSRVIGIREHIWQTVPENGNGYQATQEFACWKSKLSEGCLLRYNDAHDMDDAHVKAACQVALDTWTALGCRDAGRVDIRFSSDDANGVPNVLEVNPIAGLLPGHSPLPASAEENGLSFEALLTAILESALSRSVPDSSAWGP from the exons ATGGCCGACAGCAACACATCCCCCCTCAAAATAGCTCTGGTGGCCGAGCAGAGGTCGACGTACCTCAAGCTTGGCTACACCAACGAAGAGTGTGCCGCGCTGACGCACGACGGTGAAGTCAAGGCTGTTGCGGCCGCGCTCCAAGACCTGGGCCACGACGTCACCCTCGTCCCGGGGGTCTCGTCGCTCGTCGAGCACCTCGCGGCCGGGCGTCACAAGAACTGGGACCTGGCCTTCAACATGGCCCAAGGCTTCCACGGGCCCGCGAGGGAGGCGCACGTCCCGGCACTCCTGGAGGCCTTTCTGATCCCGTACACGTTTTCCGACGCCGCAACCATGGCGCTGTGTCAGAACAAGGCAAACACAAAG ATCATCCTGGAGCATCACGGCGTCCCCAACGCCCCCTTCATGGTCATCCCCAGCGAGCACCTGAGCCTCTTGAACCATGCCACGCTGCCCCCCAAGTATCCCCTCTTCGTCAAGCCCGCCACCGAGGGCTCGTCCAAGGGCATCGACAGGTtcaacaaggtcaacaactacgcggagctggagctggccgtccagaagctcaaggccaagttccCCGGCCAGGACATCCTGGTCGAGTCGTTCCTGTCCGGGAGGGAATTCACggtgagcatcctcggcACCGGGCCCTGCAGCCgcgtcatcggcatcagGGAGCACATCTGGCAGACGGTGCCCGAGAACGGCAACGGCTACCAGGCCACGCAGGAGTTTGCCTGCTGGAAGAGCAAGCTCAGCGAGGGGTGTCTGCTGCGCTACAACGACGCccacgacatggacgacgccCACGTCAAGGCCGCGTGCCAAGTCGCCCTGGACACTTGGACGGCGCTGGGCTGCCGCGACGCCGGCCGCGTCGACATTCGCTTCAGCTCCGACGATGCCAACGGCGTCCCGAACGTACTGGAG GTGAACCCCATTGCCGGCCTGCTTCCGGGCCACTCGCCGCTTCCAGCGAGCGCCGAGGAGAACGGGCTCTCGTTCGAGGCGCTGTTGACCGCCATCCTCGAGAGCGCTCTCAGCCGCAGTGTTCCAGACAGTTCCGCTTGGGgtccttga
- the tyr1_1 gene encoding Tyrosinase → MSYEYYPITGIPVQPGEVTPARRELASWSTSTVPGDQIQVSLFIRALQKMQDKNPLEELLSYFQIAGIHGYPVVPWDHATQHGFYCTHGSITFPTWHRPYMLLYEQVLYNIMDQELIPGITDTAVRQDWKKAAQQWRLPFWDWALPQSDTNKFGVPGIVGLEQLEILKLGGKDKESVKNPLYKYTNKINGEEVSMNDAKMKPYQLDYDAYGGIYNKSIGTSRYGNPSLPDWVQGFVDNAKIEEAMENPEAPHWQKGVSIAENVYRILTDVYFQSYETFSSTYLTDDKKNLKPTEYLSLEMIHNNIHVWTGGWVEGPATKVTGVPVTAGHMADVPVASFDPIFWLHHCNVDRLLAIWQYLNPDKWFGTEPPPTPGHTDITPLPTDDLPPFHINKQGKYYNSNDARDCGKLGYTYQDLVNTNIDKLKAELQDKYGNHTKKLLQPVKGIRPVPGVSEETFPDYIINVEYDRFALGGEPYAVKFHLETTNDQGKTESCTLGSFHNFTSPVVPDCKNCQNQKDKSAKSKAQVPITLPLHGIVKSTRFPDATSLEPVHVNVLLEQQLRISVTKLTGEQVLLTNLPGFHVTVHVGTAKQPSVSRHVFHPETYRTLRTVR, encoded by the exons ATGTCTTATGAGTACTACCCCATCACCGGCATTCCGGTACAACCGGGGGAAGTAACCCCCGCAAGGCGGGAGCTTGCCAGCTGGTCGACGTCCACGGTCCCCGGGGATCAGATCCAAGTGTCCCTTTTCATTCGGGCTCTGCAGAAAATGCAGGACAAGAACCCACTGGAGGAGCTTCTGTCCTACTTTCAGATTGCCG GGATCCACGGATACCCCGTGGTGCCGTGGGATCATGCCACTCAGCACGGGTTCTACTGCACACACGGTTCCATTACCTTTCCCACTTGGCATCGCCCGTATATGCTGCTGTATGAG CAAGTGCTCTACAACATCATGGACCAGGAGCTCATCCCCGGCATCACTGATACGGCCGTCAGACAGGACTGGAAAAAGGCAGCCCAGCAATGGCGCCTCCCCTTCTGGGACTGGGCTCTCCCTCAGTCAGACACGAACAAATTTGGAGTTCCAGGAATCGTGGGactcgagcagctcgagaTCCTGAAGCTCGggggcaaggacaaggagtcCGTCAAGAACCCCCTTTACAAGTATACAAACAAGATCAACGGCGAAGAGGTGTCCATGAACGATGCAAAAATGAAGCCATATCAGCTCGATTACGACGCGTACGGTGGCATT TACAACAAAAGTATTGGCACCAGCCGGTATGGAAATCCCAGTCTCCCTGATTGGGTACAGGGCTTCGTGGATAATGCCAAAATCGAGGAGGCCATGGAAAATCCAGAAGCGCCGCACTGGCAGAAAGGCGTGTCGATTGCGGAAAACGTCTATCGAATCCTCACCGACGTGTACTTTCAGTCGTACGAGACCTTCTCATCCACGTACCTCACTGACGACAAGAAAAATCTCAAGCCCACCGAGTACCTCTCATTGGAGATGATCCACAACAACATACAT GTCTGGACCGGAGGCTGGGTCGAGGGACCAGCCACCAAAGTCACCGGCGTCCCCGTCACCGCGGGACACATGGCAGATGTCCCGGTGGCCTCATTTGACCCCATCTTCTGGCTGCACCACTG CAACGTCGATCGGCTCCTCGCCATCTGGCAATATCTCAACCCCGACAAGTGGTTTGGCACGGAGCCTCCGCCGACGCCTGGACATACCGACATCACGCCACTGCCCACGGACGACCTGCCCCCTTTCCACATCAACAAGCAGGGTAAATACTACAACTCAAACGACGCCCGGGACTGCGGGAAGCTCGGATACACATACCAGGACCTGGTAAACACAAACATTGACAAGTTAAAGGCCGAGTTGCAGGACAAGTACGGCAATCACACAAagaagctcctccagccCGTCAAGGGCATCCGGCCGGTCCCCGGGGTCAGCGAGGAAACGTTCCCAGACTACATCATCAACGTCGAATATGACCGGTTCGCGCTCGGCGGGGAGCCATACGCAGTCAAGTTCCATCTCGAGACGACCAACGACCAGGGCAAGACCGAGTCCTGCACCCTCGGCTCCTTCCACAACTTCACCTCCCCCGTGGTGCCAGACTGCAAGAACTGCCAGAATCAAAAGGACAAGAgcgccaagtccaaggccCAGGTCCCCATCACGCTGCCCCTGcacggcatcgtcaagaGCACGCGCTTTCCCGACGCGACTAGCCTGGAGCCCGTCCACGTCAACGTCctgctcgagcagcagctcaggATCTCTGTGACCAAG CTTACGGGCGAACAAGTCCTGCTGACGAATCTGCCCGGATTTCATGTGACTGTCCATGTTGGCACGGCCAAGCAGCCCAGTGTGTCGCGCCACGTCTTTCACCCTGAAACGTACAGAACCCTTCGGACGGTTCGGTAG
- the CDH-1 gene encoding Cellobiose dehydrogenase, protein MTLLASLWLGAIFLATLGCASAVANWTLQSWDVIVVGAGTAGIIVADRLSEAGYKTLLLQQGSQSYGITGGRERPGWLDNTTLSRVDVPGLYSSIFAGGSSLLCGPGQVDAFQACTVGGNSAINAGLYFQPPASDWDDFHPRGWHSADVANATARLLKRQPALTSYSQDRKYYLQSGYEAVKKWIVEDAGYQDVSLLEQVNDKKRVFGRPVYNYIDGQRGGPTRTYLQTALRRNHFHLQTGVQVEHINHVRGVASSVEVALDSGEKKAIQLTKRGRVVLSAGAMLSPRILMLSGIGPQDALEKLAAKSATPYNASSWMVQPDVGRGLFDNPNTFIVLSSPDVKSYVYKYDDPVPADRDLYLESRSGPYSFASQTSVFWTYIEHNGTRSGVQGTVSSSGYRDFVGNNTITLNIYGTSGLLSSGRVELADDGNFAAKPSAGVYYGHPRDADTVAEFIHSLFQHLPPSTPTSPAKEGLTPLNLARNSTLQEIRRYITDPNSPYAVGSVQHWSSSCRIGKCVDVDTKVIGTQNIHVVDASILAPLTVNPQFGVMVAAEKGSERIIASMKNVTEGCRGRRRV, encoded by the exons ATGACTTTGCTAGCGTCTCTCTGGCTGGGAGCGATATTCCTAGCAACCCTCGGATGTGCCTCGGCAGTCGCCAACTGGACCCTTCAGTCTTGGGACGTGATTGTTGTTGGGGCCGGCACCGCGGGCATCATTGTTGCAGACAGACTCAGCGAGGCGGGCTACAAAACCCTTCTGCTCCAACAGGGAAGCCAATCGTACGGAATCACAGGCGGCAGAGAGCGGCCCGGCTGGTTGGACAACACCACCCTGAGCAGAGTCGACGTTCCGGGACTGT ACTCGTCCATATTCGCCGGCGGCTCGAGTTTGTTGTGCGGGCCTGGCCAGGTAGATGCTTTCCAGGCATGTACCGTCGGCGGCAACAGCGCCATCAATGCCGGCCTGTATTTCCAGCCTCCGGCGTCGGATTGGGACGACTTCCATCCCAGGGGTTGGCATAGCGCCGACGTGGCCAATGCGACTGCGAGGCTCCTGAAGCGCCAGCCCGCCCTGACGAGCTACTCGCAGGACCGCAAGTATTACCTCCAAAGCGGCTACGAAGCCGTCAAGAAATGGATAGTCGAGGACGCTGGCTACCAAGACGTCTCGTTGCTCGAGCAGGTCAACGACAAGAAGCGCGTCTTCGGCCGGCCCGTCTACAACTACATTGATGGGCAGCGAGGCGGGCCTACCCGGACCTATTTGCAGACGGCACTGCGCCGAAATCACTTTCATCTACAGACGGGCGTCCAAGTCGAGCACATCAACCACGTCAGGGGCGTGGCGTCGTCGGTCGAGGTTGCGCTCGACAGCGGCGAGAAAAAGGCCATCCAGCTCACAAAGAGGGGTCGAGTGGTGCTGAGCGCCGGTGCGATGCTGTCGCCGAGGATTCTCATGTTGTCCGGCATCGGGCCGCAGGATGCTCTCGAGAAACTGGCCGCAAAATCCGCCACTCCCTACAATGCGTCCTCGTGGATGGTCCAGCCCGACGTGGGAAGAGGCCTCTTTGACAACCCCAACACCTTTATTGTGCTCTCCAGCCCAGACGTCAAGTCGTACGTCTACAAGTACGACGACCCGGTCCCCGCGGATCGAGACCTGTATCTCGAGTCACGGAGCGGGCCCTACAGCTTTGCGTCGCAAACCTCTGTCTTCTGGACCTACATCGAGCACAACGGGACGCGATCCGGGGTCCAGGGCACGGTCAGCTCTTCGGGTTACCGAGACTTTGTGGGAAACAACACCATCACCCTCAACATTTACGGAACGTCCGGGCTCCTTTCTTCCGGCCGCGTCGAGCTCGCCGACGATGGAAATTTCGCCGCCAAGCCGAGCGCCGGGGTGTACTACGGGCACCCGCGCGATGCCGATACCGTCGCCGAGTTTATTCACTCGCTGTTCCAGCATCTcccgccgtcgacgccgacctCTCCGGCCAAAGAGGGCCTCACCCCTCTCAACCTGGCGCGGAATTCAACTCTGCAGGAGATCCGGAGGTACATTACGGACCCGAATAGTCCCTACGCAGTGGGGTCCGTTCAGCACTGGTCGAGTTCCTGCCGCATCGGCAAGTGTGTGGACGTCGACACCAAGGTCATTGGCACGCAAAACATCCATGTCGTGGACGCTTCCATCCTCGCACCCCTGACTGTGAACCCGCAGTTTGGCGTCATGGTGGCTGCTGAGAAGGGCTCCGAGAGGATAATAGCCTCGATGAAAAACGTGACGGAGGGATGCCGCGGACGAAGACGGGTATAA